AAAGGGTTGCTTTTATTGGGCAGCCCAATACAGGTAAATCCACTTTCTTCAACCGGATCACCAAAGCCAATGCGGCGATCGCCAACTGGCCGGGGTTGACAGTGGACTTATTCCGGGCGGTGGTGCCGTTACAGGGGGAACTAATCGAGTTTGTTGATCTGCCGGGCATCTATGACCTCAATGGCTTTTCCGAAGATGAACGGGTGGTGCAACGTTTCCTTGCTAACTATGCCGTCAATTTAGTGGTGGTGGTGGTGAACGCTGCCCAAATTGACCGACAAATTCGTCTGCTCCTCCAGGTACAAACCCTAGGCATTCCGGCGATCACCCTCTTAAACCTGGCCGACGAAGCTAAGCGCTACGGAGTGCAAATTGACGTGGCTGCTCTCCAGGAACGGCTTGGTCTGCCGCTCTATCCCATCAGTGCAAAATACGGAACGGGTTGTAGTCGGGCCATGGATGCCATTGGTCGGGCGGTGAAGGATCAACCAGAAGCCTACCAAATCCCCAATCTGGTTAATGTTCTTTCCGATCACCCCGTGGCGATCGCCGACATGGAAACGGCCCTGGCCGGTGTGGTGCAGATGCCATCCCCCAATGCTCGTACCCTCACCAATGTCATTGACGGGGTGATGCTTCATCCCGTTTTTGGCCTACCCATCTTTTTCGCTTCTATGTTTGGGGTATTTTGGGTAATTTGGCATGTGGGTTTGCCCAGCGCCGATCCCGTAGATGCGGTAACGGGTTGGGTGCAAAGCAATATTTTAGAGCCGTTATTTTCCCCCCTACCCACCATCCTGCAAGGACTGCTGTTGGACGGTATTTGGACTGGGTTTGCCGCCCTACTTTCCTTTGTCCCCTTGGTGGCGATCTTTTTCATTGTCATGGGAATCCTAGAGGGCAGTGGCTATCTTTCCCGGGCCGCGTATCTGATGGATGCCCTCATGGGGCGACTGGGGCTAGATGGACGGAGCTTTGTGCTGCAAATGATGGGTTTTGGCTGCAATGTCCCGGCCATTATGGGCACTAGGGTCATGCGTAGCCGGGGAATGCGACTTTTATCTATGTTAGTCATTCCCTTTTCTCTCTGCTCTGCCCGCCTGCAAGTATTTGTTTTTATCCTGGCGGCTGTTATGCCCGGCACCCAAGGGGCGATCGCTCTGTTTTTACTGTACTTAATGAGCTTTGTGGCTGCCTTCACCGTGGCCGCCATTCTAAGTCGTTTTCATTACTTCCAAGCCCGGGACCCCTTCGTATTAGAATTACCCCCCTATCGTTTGCCCACCTTTAAGCAGGTATTTTTGCGAGTGTGGGGAGAAATGCGGGAGTTTGTTGCCCGTTTATCGATGTTTATGGTGATTGGTAGTAGCCTCATTTGGTTTTTAACCAGCTTCCCCCAAGGTAGTACGGGTTTAGAAACCTTTGCGGGACGCATTGGCAGTGTTTTCCAACCATTAATGAATCCCTTGGGCATCAATCCCTTTTTAACGATTTCTTTGATTTTTGGTTTTGTCGCCAAAGAAGTTCAAATAGCAGCCCTAACTGTTATTTATGGTCTCAACAACTCCGAAGCCGTCTCTGACCAAATCCACAGTACAGTAACCTTTGCCCAGGGTTTTAGCTACTGTTTATTTAGTTTGATCTATATTCCTTGCCTTACTACCCTTGGGGCGATTTGGGGTGAAAGTAAATCCCTTGCCTACACTGCTATTTCTGTGGCTACTCCCCTGGTAACGGCCTGGCTATTTAGCTTTATTTTCTACCAAAGCTTTTCCTGGCTTGGTTGGTGAAATTAATCATTAATTCACCCCCTGGGCACTCAAATGACGAGTTTTGTTTGGCAGTTTTCAGTTTAGTAAAGATGCAGGAAAACCTTTGATAAATGGAAGTGTCAACGCTTCAAACTAAGCTTACTTCCGTATCATAATAGTAGTTTTTGCTTGGACAACCGGAGGGGGAGAGACCACTACATTTCCCCCGGTTTTACGTAACGGTTTGATGACCCAGTTGAAAACCCTTGACAGCTCTTCAAGGCATAGCCACCCAATACGGAGGTTTTTTACTTGAGCTTTTGCCCACCTTGGATGGCTTGGGGAGCTTTACTCGGCCTATTCTACAGGCTATTTAACCAACCAATGACGCCGTGCCCTGTGACCACTTCCATAATAAGGAGGGAGGCAAAACCAATCATGGCGAAACGACCATTCATTTTTTCGGCGTATTTAGTCCAACCCGCTTGTACGGAAGAGTCGACGTAAACCTCTGGTTCGATGGCAAAGTTGTTGAGACGGTTGTCCTGATCCAAGCGGAAGCCACGGGTGGTCATAATTGGATTACTCCTAGTAAAAGTCTATGTTAACTATTGTAACACTTTTTTAAGGAATGTAACAATGTCCCCTTCTTCCCATGGCACCGCAGTCCAACAGGCGATCGCCGATCAACTGTTGGAAATGATTCTCCAGTCCCAGGATTTACATAATGCTTATCGACTGGTGGTGGAAGGATTACAGCGGGGTTTGGGGGTAGACCGGGTGTTGTTGGTGCAAAATGCAGTGTTCCCGAACCGTCAATCCCGCCTTGTGGCCCAGGCCATCGCTCCGGCCAGGGATATTATGCTTTTGGATGAACCCTGTGCCGATTGTCGTTGGCTCCATCTGCTGGGGCAGCTTCCCCACTACGGGCTGTGGACAGTGTGGGAGGGGGAAGGTGAATTTGTCCAACTAGATCCGGTCCAGGGGGAATTTTGTCGAACTTTGGGGATTAAAAGTCTATTGCATTTGCCCTTGGTGATTAACCAGCGTCATTGGGGAGTTCTCAGTCTCCAATATCTCCACCAAGCCCGGCCCTGGCCCCTGGAGGATCAACAATTTGCCCAGCGCATTGCCCATCTATTCTGTTTGGGTTTGATGAAAACGGAGCTTTGGATTCATTGTCAGAACCATAAAAATGCGTTGCAGACTGTGGTGGCCGAGGGCCAGGTCCAAAGGGAAACCTACCTTAAATCCGCCCAACGGGAACGGGCCATTGCTGATGTTATCGATAAAATTCGCTTTGCCCTTGATCTACGCTCCCTCTTTCAAACTACGGTGACGGAGGTGCGGAAATTGTTGGTAGCAGACCGGGTAATGATTATTAAAGTTAGGCAGAATAAAAATTTTTCCTGGGGGGAAATTCAGGCGGAAGCCCAAACGGACGACAAGCTATGCCTCTTGCCTCCAAAGGAAAGAGTGCCTTTGTCATCGCGATGGATTGATCATTTTGCCAAGGGATTGATTTTAGCCATGGATGACACCGACGATCAAAGGGCGGATTTCGATCAATCAATGTTGGCACTAGCCAAGGCTAATTTGGTGGTGCCCCTCTTTTCTGGCGATCGCCTCTGGGGGGTATTGTCGGTGCATCAGTGTGATGGGCCCCGGGTGTGGGAAAGTTCGGACATCGAGTTTGCCCTCAAAATTGCCCTCAACTTAGGGGTGGCGTTACAACAGGCAGAATTATTGACCGAGTCCCAACGGCGATCGACCGCTCTCCAAAGTGCCCTGGGGGAAGTGGAAGCCCAAAAGGATTATCTCGCCCGCATTGCGGAGGAAGAACGGGCCCTCACTAGGGTGATTGAAGGCATTCGCCAAACGTTGGAGTTACAGAATATTTTTCGGGCCACCAGTGATGAGGTGCGTCATTTGCTCAGTTGTGACCGGGTGTTGGTCTATCGCTTTAATCCGGACTGGAGCGGGGAATTTATCCATGAGTCGGTGGCCCAAATGTGGGAACCACTGAAAGACTTGCAAAATAATTTCCCCCTCTGGCAAGACACCTATCTCCAGGAAAATGAGGGGGGTCGTTACCGCAACCATGAGAGTTTGGCGGTGGGGGACGTGGAAACAGCCGGTTTTACCGATTGCCATTTGGACAATTTGCGCCGGTTTGAAATTCGTGCCTTTTTAACTGTGCCAGTGTTTGTGGGGGAACAACTCTGGGGCCTGTTGGGGGCCTATCAAAATGGGGCTCCCCGCCATTGGCAAGCGAGGGAAATCCATTTGCTCCATCAAATTGCCAATCAGTTGGGCGTAGCAGTGTACCAAGCCCAGTTGCTGGCCCGCTTCCAAGAGCAGTCTAAAACCATGGAAAATACTCTGGCTGATCTGACGGCGATCGTTGATAACCTGGCCGATGGTCTATTGGTGATTGATCTATTTGGTCGCATTACCCGCTACAATCCGGCCCTGTTGGCCATGTTTGATCTGGAGGGCCTAGAACTATTGGGCGCGGGGGTGGATGCCTATTTCCCCGAGACTTTGAATCAGTTGTTAGCTAAACCGGAAAGGGAAGAGCAAAAACTGGTCACCGCTGATGTGGAATTAAGTCAGGGCCGCCAAGGACAAGCTTTGATCACTAGCATTACTTCCCATGAAAATGGCTGCGAATATCCCCAATGCCTGGGGGCGGTGATTATGATCCGGGATGTGACCCACGAGCGGGAAGTGGAGCGGATGAAAACGGATTTCTTGGCCACGGTGTCCCATGAATTACGTACTCCCCTCACTTCTATTTTGGGTTTTGCCACGGTAATTCAGGATAAATTAAACCGAGTGATTATCCCGGAGTTGGATTTGGCCCAGCCCCACCTTGGCAAGGCTACGGAACGGGTGATGCGGAATTTGGCCATCATTGAGTCGGAGGCCCAGCGCCTAACTGTTTTGATCAATGATGTGCTAGATATTGCCAAAATGGAAGCAGGACAGGAATCCTGGCAGGAACAACCCTGTGCCATTGGCCCCATTATTGAACGGGCGATCGCCACCATTACTCCCCAGGCTCAGAAGAAAAATATTAGTTTGCAAGGGGATTTGGAACCGGGTTTGCCTGATTTTATCGGAGACGAAAACCGGATTTTGCAGGTGGTGCTTAATTTACTCTCCAATGCGGTCAAATTCACCCCTAAGGGTTTAATCACTGCCCGTAGCCACTTTCACCAAAATTATCTCTGGGTAGAAATTATTGACCATGGCCCCGGTATCCATCCAGCGGACCAGGAGAAAATTTTCGAGCCGTTCCAACAGGGAGGGGGAGATGTGCTCACTGATAAACCCCAGGGTACGGGGTTAGGATTGCCCATTTGCAAAAAAATTGTTGAACACCACGGCGGTACCATTGGCGTTAATAGTAGTCTGGGTCGGGGTAGTACTTTCTATTTTTCCTTGCCTGTCCCAGTTCCTGCGGTGGAAACTTCCCCTGCTGTCTGAAGTGGTAATCAGGTTATTTTTCCTTTGGTGCCCCTGGCCAACAACGGCGATCGCCTACGTTTAAGGTATGGTTGATCATGGTAGTCTAGCGAAGCCCGGCCTTCTTCCAGCCCGCATTACCTATGCAAGATTTTGGCGCAGTGTTCCACAACCAAGTGCTTTTGATTTCCCTGGCGGCCTGCTTCCTGGCCCAGGGCATCAAGGCGATCGTGGAAATTTTCCGCAACGGTAAAATCAATCTCCGTTCCCTCGTTTCCACCGGAGGAATGCCTAGTGCCCATTCTGCCTTAGTGGGGGCCTTGGCCACCGGGGTCGGTTTGCAAAAAGGCTGGGGCAGTAATGAATTTGCCATTGCTTGTTTATTTGCCGTCATTGTTATGTACGATGCGGCAGGAGTGAGACAGGCTGCCGGTAAACAGGCCCGTATCCTCAATCAGTTAATTGATGAACTTTTCCAGGAAGATCAAAGCTTGACGGAAGAACGGCTCAAAGAACTGCTGGGCCACACTCCAGTGCAGGTTTTTGCTGGTTTAGCATTGGGCATTGCCATCGCTTTCTTTGCCGTGCCAGCCCAGTGAACGGGAAATTAGGAGAGTAAATGAATGGAAATTGTCCTTTTCCTAGCCACTATTTTAATTATTGGTTTAGTACTAAGATGGTTTTTTAACGTAACAGCGGCAACCCTAAAAAATGGGGCTATTATCGCTATTATTTTGGTGGTGCTTTACGTCGGTTTTAAAATTACTCCCGCTGAAGTGTGGGAACAGGTGCAACAAATTTTCCAGGGCAAACGTTAAAACTTAAATTGTTCGATCTAGGATGCTGTTGATAAAATTTTGCTTCACCGTCTTTATTTGAAAAGGTTGACAGTATTTTTAAAACCATTCTGGGCATCTGTTTAAAAAGCTTTATTTTGCTTCCTAAATCGACCTACTAAAGCTCTGGCAATACTGGGGGACGTTGCCTCTGTTTCCCCCCAAATTTGGGGGGTCAGGGGGGCTTTTAAGACAATTTCTAAGGTTTTCCACTGGTTGATGAATCACATTTTTTCTCCTTTAGCTAACACTCCGTTAAGAAAAATATCTGCTAAACCTTCCGCCATTTCTTGCAAAGCCTGGGGGGAAGCGTGGGGGTCAATCACCGTTTGTTCGGAAAAACCAGCCACCGCAAACATACCCAAAAAAACCTGGGCGACAATTTTGGGATTCATTCGCCGGTAAATGCCTCGGTCCATGGCGGTTTGGAAAAAGGCTTCCGCCACATCGGTCATTTTGTCGATAATTTCCGACTGGATTTTTTCCCGTAGCTCCGGGTGATATTGGGCTTCCACAAAGCACACTTGCAATAGATATTTGTTTTCCCGCAAATGGAACATCCGCCGTTTCATCACCTGGGCGATCGCCTTGTAACTGCCCATCTCGCTTAATTCAGTCAATAAATCGGTGAGAATTTCCACCCAGCCGGCGGTGGCCACTTCCACCAAAATGGCCTTCTTATTGGTGAAATAACGGAATAGCGTTCCTTCGGCCACGTTGGCTGCCTGGGCCAAATCCTTTGTGGTAGTACCTTCGTAACCCTTAGTGCCAAATAATTTCAAAGCTCCCTTCAAAATGCGATCATGGGTGGAAGCTTCGGCCGGATTGGTAAAGGTCGATGGGGCGATTGAATACTTGTTGCTCTGCACGGACTTTACCTCTAAATTCACCGAGCTATTACTGTTATTGTGCGGGAAAAATCCCGATCGCCTCACTGGTCAACAGAAATCTTCATAATTCCGAGCTTTTTCCATGAAACGTCCCACCCTCTACTGTGCAATTACCGGCCATGGTTTTGGCCATGCGGTGCGGACTGCTTGCATTGCCCGCCGGGTCCAGGAACTTTGCCCTGATGCGTTGATAATCATGGCTACCCGTAGCCCCCGTTGGTTGCTGGAGTGTTATTTGGAAAAACCCTTTATTCACCGCCCAGTGGCTTTTGATGTTGGCGTGGTACAGGCAGATAGTTTACAGATGGATGAAAAGGCGACCCTGCAAGCTTTACAGGATATTTACAAGCGGGAAAATGCCCTGGTGGCCACGGAGTCTAACTATTTACGGAACAATCGGGTGGATCTAGTGCTGGCGGACATTCCGGCCCTGGCAGTGGCGATCGCCCATCGAGCAAATATTCCCTGTTGGATGAGTAGTAATTTCGGTTGGAATTTTATCTATCGAGATTTTAGTGATCAATTTGGGGTAGTGATTGAGAAAATTGAACGGGATTATCGCCAATGTGATTTATTATTCCGGTTGCCCTTATCGGAACCGATGGAAATTTTCCCCTATCAAATCCAAGCTGGCTTACTGGGGGGCGGTCCTCAATATGGGGAGCAGAGTTTAAGAAATACCTTTGCCATTAAAACTGCTAAGGAAAAAACTATTTTGCTCACCTTTGGGGGTTTAGGTTTAGAGGCTATTCCCTACCAAGTATTAACTCAATTTCCCGACCATCAATTTATTACCTTTGACATCCAAGCTCCTAAGTTAGATAACCTGACCATTATCAATGATAAAACCTATCGCCCGGTGGATTTAATGCCCCTTTGCGGACGGGTATTTTCCAAGCCTGGTTTTGGTACCTTTGCTGAAGCGTTAAAGTTAGAAGTCCCGATTATTTCCCTCACCAGGGATGGTTTTGCGGAAGCGCAAGTTTTACTGGCAGGTTTGCAGAACTACGGAGAGCACCAAATTGTGCCCCACCAGCAATTTTTCGCCGGCAACTGGGATTTTTTGTTGGAAAGCCCCCAAAAACCTAGGTTGGATCAGAAGTTAGACAAACATGGCGATCGCCAGATAGCAGAAAAAATCGTCGCCCAAATTAGTTGATTTTGTCCCCCAACTCGGAAAAAGTCAGGGGATTTTGGTAAACCATAAACCTGGGGTTAACCTCTGGGAAGCCGTTCATGGTTGTTCATGCCGTATGCTTTTACGATCTAAATGCTATCTGACACCTCCGTTGACTTAATAAAACTTAATCCAAATAATTTGACTTAGTGGTTCTTTTCAGGCATTCTCTCAGCATTAGAAGGCTGAGTATGGGTTTTAATGCTGTTTATCCTTACAAGTTAAGTGATAAATGTGCATTAAGGATTCCCATTGCAGTCTAATTACTGGTTAGCTGCAAATAAAAAATGAAAAAACCAGATATTGATGTGTATTGCAATGTAATGGAAGAAATCAAGCGACGAACAGGCGTTATCGATTTTTTTCTATCTGGTAATGGTCACGCTTTATGTGAACCTACAACACTGGAATCAATTGCGCTGCAAATCAGGAAAATCCTAGAGCTAATAGCTATGGCGTCACTTGTAGCAAACGAAAAAGAATACAAAAAGGTATATTCCAATTTTGCCAGCGCATGGAATGCAGAATATTTACTAAAAGACTTAGGCAGAATTAATCCTGATTTTTACCCTAAACCAGTCGTAGAGAAACTTTCTGATGACCCTAAAGTAAAAAATCGCCTAGCAGATCGTGACGAAGACTATCTAACCAAAAATGAATTTATAAAAGTTTACAAGAAATGTGGCGCAATCATGCATGCGAGCAATCCGATGGGTCGCAAAATAGGCTATGAATACTACAAAAAGAACATTCCAGAATGGAGACAGAAGATAATAAACCTCCTAAACAACCACCAAATTAAGTTATTTAATCACTCTGGCTTTTATCTAATTCATATGAAAGAAGATCGTGATGATAAGGTACATTTTTATGAATTCGACCTTGTGCAAACCACAAGCAGCTAACAAAACGCTCGTTCGAGCGCAAACTACAATGCGCTTCGTTTGCGCTGCACAGCTTCAACGTTCGGCGGGCTTGCTTGCCAGCACTCTTTTCATTAAAATAGTATAGCAGTCTGTATTATCGGCATTCAACTCTGATGGATAATCTAACCGACTTTGCATTCAAGCTCGGGAAGGTCGTTTACAAAGTTATTCGCGATGTCGAGGCATCAAAAGATGATTCGACCAAGCTCATCCAAGACCTTGGCGGCTTAAGCGGTGAAAAGATACTACTTCAGAAAATCGCCAAGTTTTGGAATCAGCAAGACCGCTGGGATAGACCCGATGGCCTCGTCATAGTAACTAGTCACAGACTTGTCTTTTTAGCTAAAATGAAGACGGTCGCATCAACAACAGATTATCTCAGCTTTCCATTGGGGTTGATTGACGAACTTGAAGCTACCACTGTATCTTGGGTCAGTCCAGCAATTGCATTTCACGTTAATTCGACGAAGTATATGTTCACATTCTTTGCCGGATCGGATGAAGTCGTTGATGCGATCCGATCGGCCAAGGTAACACTAGAATCAATATCCATTAATTCGCATTCAGATCCCTCAAGCACTGGGCGAGATATTCCTGTGCAACTCCTACCCGACATGATTCGATTTCTATGCCCAGATTGTGAGGCTTCAGTCAGAGTTAGGCGTAAACAAGCAGGAAGGCTAGGAAAATGCCCCGAATGCGGTGGTGTTTCACGGATCCCAATCGATGGAAGATAGAATGCCTTAGTCAACTTAAAGACATCCCAGATTGTTAGAAAGTCTAACCACCCAATGAGAACTAGGCGAAGGTTTTGTCAAGTCCTGAAGATGCCGTTCACCAGATCTATCTCATCATTGCTGCCGAACAAGCCCCTTGAGTGGACAGTCCGCCACCGGTCTTTTGCATTACAATTTTAGGG
The genomic region above belongs to Synechocystis sp. PCC 6803 substr. PCC-P and contains:
- a CDS encoding divergent PAP2 family protein produces the protein MQDFGAVFHNQVLLISLAACFLAQGIKAIVEIFRNGKINLRSLVSTGGMPSAHSALVGALATGVGLQKGWGSNEFAIACLFAVIVMYDAAGVRQAAGKQARILNQLIDELFQEDQSLTEERLKELLGHTPVQVFAGLALGIAIAFFAVPAQ
- a CDS encoding chlorophyll a/b-binding protein; translated protein: MTTRGFRLDQDNRLNNFAIEPEVYVDSSVQAGWTKYAEKMNGRFAMIGFASLLIMEVVTGHGVIGWLNSL
- the feoB gene encoding ferrous iron transport protein B, yielding MVSHCQRGSVQSSRPDVKKRVAFIGQPNTGKSTFFNRITKANAAIANWPGLTVDLFRAVVPLQGELIEFVDLPGIYDLNGFSEDERVVQRFLANYAVNLVVVVVNAAQIDRQIRLLLQVQTLGIPAITLLNLADEAKRYGVQIDVAALQERLGLPLYPISAKYGTGCSRAMDAIGRAVKDQPEAYQIPNLVNVLSDHPVAIADMETALAGVVQMPSPNARTLTNVIDGVMLHPVFGLPIFFASMFGVFWVIWHVGLPSADPVDAVTGWVQSNILEPLFSPLPTILQGLLLDGIWTGFAALLSFVPLVAIFFIVMGILEGSGYLSRAAYLMDALMGRLGLDGRSFVLQMMGFGCNVPAIMGTRVMRSRGMRLLSMLVIPFSLCSARLQVFVFILAAVMPGTQGAIALFLLYLMSFVAAFTVAAILSRFHYFQARDPFVLELPPYRLPTFKQVFLRVWGEMREFVARLSMFMVIGSSLIWFLTSFPQGSTGLETFAGRIGSVFQPLMNPLGINPFLTISLIFGFVAKEVQIAALTVIYGLNNSEAVSDQIHSTVTFAQGFSYCLFSLIYIPCLTTLGAIWGESKSLAYTAISVATPLVTAWLFSFIFYQSFSWLGW
- a CDS encoding GAF domain-containing protein; the encoded protein is MSPSSHGTAVQQAIADQLLEMILQSQDLHNAYRLVVEGLQRGLGVDRVLLVQNAVFPNRQSRLVAQAIAPARDIMLLDEPCADCRWLHLLGQLPHYGLWTVWEGEGEFVQLDPVQGEFCRTLGIKSLLHLPLVINQRHWGVLSLQYLHQARPWPLEDQQFAQRIAHLFCLGLMKTELWIHCQNHKNALQTVVAEGQVQRETYLKSAQRERAIADVIDKIRFALDLRSLFQTTVTEVRKLLVADRVMIIKVRQNKNFSWGEIQAEAQTDDKLCLLPPKERVPLSSRWIDHFAKGLILAMDDTDDQRADFDQSMLALAKANLVVPLFSGDRLWGVLSVHQCDGPRVWESSDIEFALKIALNLGVALQQAELLTESQRRSTALQSALGEVEAQKDYLARIAEEERALTRVIEGIRQTLELQNIFRATSDEVRHLLSCDRVLVYRFNPDWSGEFIHESVAQMWEPLKDLQNNFPLWQDTYLQENEGGRYRNHESLAVGDVETAGFTDCHLDNLRRFEIRAFLTVPVFVGEQLWGLLGAYQNGAPRHWQAREIHLLHQIANQLGVAVYQAQLLARFQEQSKTMENTLADLTAIVDNLADGLLVIDLFGRITRYNPALLAMFDLEGLELLGAGVDAYFPETLNQLLAKPEREEQKLVTADVELSQGRQGQALITSITSHENGCEYPQCLGAVIMIRDVTHEREVERMKTDFLATVSHELRTPLTSILGFATVIQDKLNRVIIPELDLAQPHLGKATERVMRNLAIIESEAQRLTVLINDVLDIAKMEAGQESWQEQPCAIGPIIERAIATITPQAQKKNISLQGDLEPGLPDFIGDENRILQVVLNLLSNAVKFTPKGLITARSHFHQNYLWVEIIDHGPGIHPADQEKIFEPFQQGGGDVLTDKPQGTGLGLPICKKIVEHHGGTIGVNSSLGRGSTFYFSLPVPVPAVETSPAV
- a CDS encoding TetR/AcrR family transcriptional regulator, with product MRRSGFFPHNNSNSSVNLEVKSVQSNKYSIAPSTFTNPAEASTHDRILKGALKLFGTKGYEGTTTKDLAQAANVAEGTLFRYFTNKKAILVEVATAGWVEILTDLLTELSEMGSYKAIAQVMKRRMFHLRENKYLLQVCFVEAQYHPELREKIQSEIIDKMTDVAEAFFQTAMDRGIYRRMNPKIVAQVFLGMFAVAGFSEQTVIDPHASPQALQEMAEGLADIFLNGVLAKGEKM